A section of the Hevea brasiliensis isolate MT/VB/25A 57/8 chromosome 17, ASM3005281v1, whole genome shotgun sequence genome encodes:
- the LOC110647772 gene encoding uncharacterized protein LOC110647772, which produces MSCLALSLQPANGSDILIQTREWFPPARALVATSAFRKTRLAFAATKHNPNNPNHLYSDDSAAESIGDDPLAASSGQLIVGVESRYRVVYRLVNGIYVLGITTADQDNSINVFECIHIVNQSVSVIVTACRGVDVTPEKLNRKYAEIYMALDIVLRGVSNIRLAAMLASMHGDGIAKMVHSALDTENKIRGAETWPAVEVHAVEHQASIDAFSSVRFELPAETIAAGDEVAASLAPVASEQQDQKPEKQEEPEAPKDPFAASDSINKQEDLVGEFKKDKNQSSDLSVALAGLEVTTLPPAEATQATHISVEGFEGDYGGIEFSGEQASLGETFEGFSDAWGGGLDASEFVGPKKIPKQQGLGGLELLQTGDSGDKAAAAKAASGAAGTPLENQLVQKTEMKGPEMYIVEEISAEFRESLLARVGLMGVVYLRTLPPKTAGDKETEFSFRVDNTSAVKRFVMQSSKVSSLGNGMFHVRTAPSEEPLPILKYSLLPRLTPLPLRVRLIQRRSGTLLSVMIQYASNPDLQVPLSDVTFILKLPVDPTLLKVSPKAVLNRAERELKWHVPEIPLKDSPGKLRARMPVDSSEGEGDEEIEAFGYVKFSMQGTTSLSGVCLRTATEGKTDFYEVSHSYQSGVYTCN; this is translated from the coding sequence ATGTCCTGCCTAGCTCTCTCTCTCCAACCCGCCAACGGATCCGACATCCTCATCCAGACCCGGGAGTGGTTCCCGCCTGCACGCGCCCTTGTCGCCACCTCCGCCTTCCGGAAAACTCGCTTAGCATTTGCCGCCACCAAACATAACCCTAACAACCCCAACCACCTCTATTCCGATGATTCTGCTGCCGAATCCATCGGCGATGACCCCCTTGCCGCTTCTAGCGGTCAGCTTATTGTTGGCGTTGAGAGCCGTTACCGTGTCGTTTACCGCCTAGTCAATGGAATCTACGTGCTGGGCATCACCACTGCCGATCAGGACAATTCCATCAACGTATTTGAGTGCATCCACATCGTTAATCAATCCGTCAGCGTCATTGTCACCGCTTGCCGAGGCGTAGATGTCACACCTGAAAAGCTGAATCGAAAATATGCGGAGATCTACATGGCGTTGGATATTGTACTGCGTGGTGTGAGTAATATTAGACTTGCGGCTATGCTCGCGTCGATGCACGGAGATGGTATTGCTAAAATGGTTCACTCTGCTTTAGATACAGAGAATAAAATTCGAGGCGCTGAAACTTGGCCTGCAGTGGAAGTGCACGCTGTTGAGCATCAGGCCAGCATAGATGCATTTTCGAGTGTAAGATTTGAGTTGCCAGCGGAGACGATTGCTGCAGGGGATGAGGTTGCGGCAAGTCTTGCACCCGTGGCAAGTGAGCAGCAGGATCAGAAGCCAGAGAAACAGGAGGAACCTGAGGCACCAAAAGATCCGTTTGCGGCAAGTGATTCAATAAACAAGCAGGAAGATTTGGTGGGTGAATTTAAGAAGGATAAGAATCAGTCATCAGATTTATCAGTTGCATTGGCGGGGCTGGAAGTGACTACCTTGCCACCTGCAGAGGCAACGCAAGCTACACATATAAGCGTGGAGGGATTTGAAGGGGATTATGGTGGCATTGAGTTCAGCGGCGAGCAGGCTTCTTTGGGAGAAACTTTTGAAGGGTTCAGTGATGCTTGGGGTGGAGGATTGGATGCTTCCGAGTTTGTTGGACCAAAGAAAATCCCAAAACAACAAGGTCTTGGTGGACTTGAATTGCTGCAAACTGGGGATAGTGGTGATAAGGCTGCTGCAGCAAAGGCTGCAAGTGGAGCAGCAGGTACTCCTCTTGAGAATCAACTGGTTCAGAAAACCGAAATGAAAGGTCCTGAAATGTACATTGTTGAAGAAATTAGTGCAGAGTTTAGGGAGTCATTGCTTGCTAGAGTTGGATTAATGGGTGTTGTTTACTTGAGAACATTGCCGCCAAAAACTGCTGGTGACAAAGAAACTGAGTTTTCATTTCGGGTTGATAACACAAGTGCAGTTAAAAGATTCGTTATGCAGAGTTCAAAGGTTAGCAGCCTGGGTAATGGCATGTTTCATGTGAGGACTGCACCATCCGAAGAGCCTTTACCAATATTGAAGTATAGTCTGCTGCCTAGATTAACCCCATTGCCATTGAGAGTTCGTCTCATACAGCGTCGTAGTGGGACTTTACTTTCGGTGATGATTCAGTATGCTTCAAACCCAGACTTGCAAGTGCCACTTAGTGATGTAACATTTATTTTGAAATTACCAGTTGACCCAACATTGCTGAAAGTTTCTCCTAAAGCTGTGTTGAATAGGGCTGAGAGAGAATTAAAATGGCATGTCCCAGAGATTCCACTCAAAGATTCTCCTGGGAAGTTGAGGGCAAGGATGCCTGTCGATTctagtgagggagagggtgatgaAGAAATTGAGGCTTTTGGTTATGTTAAATTTTCCATGCAAGGGACTACTTCATTATCTGGGGTCTGTCTACGGACTGCTACTGAGGGTAAAACAGACTTTTATGAGGTTAGTCACAGTTATCAGAGTGGGGTTTATACGTGCAATTGA